One window of the Salminus brasiliensis chromosome 1, fSalBra1.hap2, whole genome shotgun sequence genome contains the following:
- the nanos2 gene encoding uncharacterized protein nanos2, with translation MSQFRQTAPLVKSAVLLVFYSYTGSPPLLRTHLCTFRDSCTQSSTQAPTQASTRFPTTITMQRDVGTRADGCCTPSGRFFMWRDYLHLRATLERVLEHPGREQVAGPQPCNQTPNLLPSIPSILLHRAERGAGVQLDQGDRPPQSCGGTEYGEELLFAPVRSETPPSGREGCCAFCRRNGESAEVYRSHRLRCRDGRVMCPVLRSYVCPLCRATGDTAHTRLYCPSRSDAEPGRSARDRRDLRAP, from the exons ATGTCGCAGTTCAGACAGACGGCGC CCTTGGTCAAATCCGCAGTGCTGCTGGTTTTCTACTCGTACACAGGTTCACCTCCTCTACTGAGAACACACCTCTGCACGTTCAGAG ACTCCTGCACACAGTCATCCACACAAGCCCCCACACAAGCCTCCACACGTTTCCCCACTACCATCACCATGCAGAGGGACGTGGGCACGCGAGCTGATGGATGCTGCACCCCTAGCGGCCGATTCTTCATGTGGCGGGACTACCTGCACCTGCGGGCCACTCTGGAGCGCGTGCTAGAGCACCCAGGGCGCGAGCAGGTGGCGGGACCCCAACCCTGCAACCAGACCCCGAATCTCTTACCCTCGATCCCCTCCATCCTTCTGCACAGGGCAGAGCGAGGTGCGGGCGTCCAGCTGGACCAGGGAGACAGGCCACCCCAGAGCTGCGGAGGAACTGAGTATGGAGAGGAAT taTTGTTTGCACCAGTGCGGAGCGAGACGCCCCCTAGTGGCCGCGAGGGCTGCTGCGCCTTCTGCCGGCGGAACGGAGAGAGCGCCGAGGTGTACCGGAGCCACCGGCTGCGCTGCAGGGACGGCAGGGTGATGTGCCCCGTGCTGCGGAGCTATGTGTGTCCGCTTTGCAGAGCCACCGGAGACACCGCGCACACCCGCCTCTACTGCCCCAGCAGGAGTGATGCAGAGCCGGGCCGCAGCGCCAGAGACAGGCGGGACCTCCGGGCTCCGTAA